A single region of the Solwaraspora sp. WMMD791 genome encodes:
- a CDS encoding cyclic nucleotide-binding domain-containing protein, translating to MIRTIDLLDDHPFLAGLPRPWLERLSYQARPGVRHPGQRIFQQGRAADRFWLLRSGEVTLDFPVPGRGDIAIETITAGSVLGWSWLFAPYRWEFGAVAVARTLTIEFDAAGTRRLIAEDDALGRELTTRFMRVVVDRLHAARTRLIELYQPAPPSVGEVTGG from the coding sequence ATGATCCGGACCATCGATCTGCTCGACGACCATCCGTTCCTGGCCGGGCTGCCCCGGCCCTGGCTGGAACGGCTGTCTTACCAGGCCCGCCCGGGGGTGCGTCACCCCGGTCAGCGGATCTTCCAGCAGGGCCGGGCGGCGGACCGGTTCTGGTTGCTGCGCTCCGGTGAGGTCACGCTGGATTTCCCGGTGCCGGGCCGGGGCGACATCGCCATCGAGACGATCACGGCCGGCAGCGTGCTGGGCTGGTCCTGGCTGTTCGCGCCGTACCGGTGGGAGTTCGGCGCGGTCGCGGTGGCGCGGACGTTGACCATCGAGTTCGACGCGGCCGGTACCCGCCGGCTGATCGCCGAGGACGACGCGCTCGGTCGGGAGCTGACCACTCGGTTCATGCGAGTGGTGGTCGACCGGTTGCACGCGGCCCGGACCCGGTTGATCGAGCTGTACCAGCCGGCACCGCCGTCGGTCGGTGAAGTGACCGGTGGGTAA
- a CDS encoding FAD-dependent oxidoreductase, protein MSNEYATRHLPVVVIGAGPVGLAAAAHLAGHRVPSVVLEAGDTAGAAIRNWQHVRLFSRWRDNIDPVAGRLLDTAGWPAPDPLRYPTGAELIDDYLLPLADLPVLADRIRYGARVTGIARLGIDRLAGADRLPGTDRADTPFVVRLDDGTEQLARAVIDASGTWHTPNHLGGEGLPALGESAAAAYLDFALPDVLGTDRPAHAGRHTVVVGAGHSAANTLLDLIDLAGAAPGTRITWAVRRVDADPVFAADDADALPARGAIGTGLRRLVDTGRVTLAAGFVTHRVERCTAAGPVRLVSRDGRSIVADRVVVATGFRADHRLAAELRLDLDPVLGTSRGLAALLDPDRPRGGPAPAHGVAELRHPERGYFVVGVKSYGRSTGFLMATGYRQVRQVTAALASGPAGDRRGTSHPLRWPPVWPRRTAATTGRAGRSVADLSRR, encoded by the coding sequence ATGAGCAACGAGTACGCCACCCGGCACCTGCCCGTGGTCGTGATCGGCGCCGGCCCGGTAGGTCTGGCCGCCGCCGCCCATCTCGCCGGGCACCGGGTCCCGTCGGTGGTGCTGGAAGCGGGCGACACCGCCGGTGCCGCGATCCGCAACTGGCAGCACGTACGGCTGTTCAGCCGTTGGCGGGACAACATCGACCCGGTTGCCGGCCGGCTGCTCGACACCGCCGGCTGGCCGGCGCCCGATCCGCTGCGGTACCCGACCGGGGCCGAGCTGATCGACGACTACCTGCTGCCACTGGCCGACCTGCCTGTCCTGGCCGACCGGATCCGCTACGGCGCCCGGGTGACCGGCATCGCCCGGCTGGGGATCGACCGGCTGGCGGGCGCCGACCGGCTGCCCGGCACCGACCGGGCCGACACCCCGTTCGTCGTGCGCCTCGACGACGGAACCGAACAGCTCGCCCGGGCCGTGATCGACGCCTCTGGGACCTGGCACACCCCGAACCACCTCGGCGGCGAGGGCCTGCCCGCCCTCGGCGAGTCGGCCGCCGCCGCGTACCTGGACTTCGCCCTGCCCGACGTGCTCGGCACCGACCGGCCGGCGCACGCGGGTCGACACACGGTCGTGGTCGGAGCCGGCCACTCCGCCGCCAACACCCTGCTCGACCTGATCGACCTCGCCGGTGCCGCGCCCGGCACCCGGATCACCTGGGCGGTCCGGCGGGTCGACGCCGACCCGGTGTTCGCCGCCGACGACGCCGACGCTTTGCCGGCCCGGGGCGCGATCGGTACCGGGCTGCGCCGACTCGTCGACACCGGGCGGGTCACCCTGGCCGCCGGCTTCGTCACCCACCGGGTGGAGCGGTGCACGGCGGCCGGACCGGTCCGGCTGGTCAGCCGCGACGGCCGGTCGATCGTCGCCGACCGGGTGGTGGTCGCCACCGGGTTCCGCGCCGACCACCGCCTCGCCGCCGAGCTGCGTCTGGACCTCGACCCGGTGCTCGGCACCAGTCGGGGGCTGGCCGCCCTGCTCGACCCCGACCGCCCCCGGGGCGGGCCGGCACCGGCGCACGGGGTGGCCGAACTGCGCCATCCCGAGCGCGGCTACTTCGTCGTCGGCGTCAAGAGCTACGGCCGGTCGACGGGGTTCCTGATGGCCACCGGATACCGCCAGGTGCGACAGGTCACCGCCGCGCTGGCCAGCGGACCCGCTGGCGACCGTCGCGGCACCAGCCATCCGTTGCGCTGGCCGCCGGTGTGGCCGCGCCGTACGGCGGCCACCACCGGTCGCGCCGGCCGGTCCGTAGCCGACCTCAGTAGACGGTGA
- the pflA gene encoding pyruvate formate-lyase-activating protein codes for MTTTGAVHSYDVSIGVDGPGTRFVAFLAGCPLRCQFCHSPDTWFRRSGTPTTDDALVTQVLRYQRFISVAGGGVTLSGGEPLMQPDFVRAVLRRCHDAGLHTALDTSGFLGARADDALLDVTDLVLLDIKSSDPQTYRRVTRTGRVDPTLRFARRLADRGTPIWIRFVLVPGLTDAEENVAGVAEVAASLASVQRVEVLPFHRLGAHKYTELGLDFPLADTPPPDDALLQRVRRQFRDRGLTVY; via the coding sequence ATGACCACCACCGGGGCGGTCCACTCCTACGACGTGTCGATCGGGGTGGACGGCCCCGGTACCCGGTTCGTCGCCTTCCTCGCCGGCTGTCCACTGCGCTGCCAGTTCTGCCACAGCCCGGACACCTGGTTTCGCCGCAGCGGCACCCCGACCACCGACGACGCGCTGGTCACGCAGGTCCTGCGCTACCAGCGATTCATCTCGGTCGCTGGCGGCGGGGTGACGCTCAGCGGCGGTGAGCCGCTGATGCAGCCGGACTTCGTCCGCGCGGTGCTGCGCCGGTGTCACGACGCCGGGCTGCACACCGCTCTGGACACTTCCGGGTTCCTCGGGGCCCGGGCCGACGACGCGCTGCTCGACGTCACCGACCTGGTGCTGCTGGACATCAAGTCGTCCGACCCGCAGACCTATCGGCGGGTGACCCGGACCGGCCGGGTGGACCCGACGCTGCGGTTCGCCCGCCGGCTCGCCGACCGGGGCACCCCGATCTGGATCCGGTTCGTGCTGGTGCCCGGGTTGACCGACGCGGAGGAGAACGTGGCCGGAGTGGCCGAGGTGGCGGCCAGCCTGGCAAGCGTCCAGCGGGTCGAGGTGCTGCCGTTCCACCGGCTCGGAGCCCACAAGTACACCGAGCTCGGCCTGGACTTTCCGCTGGCCGACACCCCGCCGCCGGACGACGCGCTCCTGCAGCGGGTACGGCGACAGTTCCGCGACCGTGGCCTCACCGTCTACTGA
- the pflB gene encoding formate C-acetyltransferase: MFAEQLRDGTEQIHDPRARDPWRGFAGHRWRDTVDVAAFVQANYTPYTGDAGFLAGPTDRTRAIWDRLSQMFVEERDRGIYDVDAATPSTITAHAPGYIDKERELIVGLQTDAPLRRAIMPHGGLRMVENALAAYGYDADPQVHRVFTAYRKTHNDAVFDAYPADVLQARRSHIITGLPDAYGRGRIIGDYRRVALYGVDRLVAERRAHRAALDLVPSTDEVIRDREELAEQIRALGELAEMAAAYGYDVARPAADAREAVQWLYFAYLAACKEQNGAAMSLGRTATFLDVYLQRDIDSGQLTELGAQELIDDFVIKLRIIRFLRTPEYDQLFSGDPTWVTESLGGTGADGRTLVTRTTFRYLQTLYNLGPAPEPNLTVLWSPSLPDGFKQFCAQVSLDTSAIQYENDDTLRSWYDDDTAIACCVSAMRVGRDMQFFGARANLAKALLYAINGGRDEVTGEQVAPKTPPVGGEYLDYDEVVAAFDRTLDWLAATYVTALNVIHHMHDKYAYERLEMALHDYPVHRFLACGIAGLSVAADSLSAIRHARVKVLRDPTGLAVDYVVDGEFPCFGNNDDRVDEIAVWLVETFMAKLRRQRAYRDAEHSLSVLTITSNVVYGKHTGHTPDGRRAGEPFAPGANPMNGRDRHGLVAAAMSVAKLPYDCARDGISLTTTVTPAGLGRTPAERVANLVGVLDGYTDGGGFHLNVNVLDRATLEDAMAHPQRYPQLTIRVSGYAVNFVRLTTEQQRDVISRTFHGEL; encoded by the coding sequence ATGTTCGCCGAACAGCTCCGCGACGGCACCGAACAGATCCACGACCCGCGAGCCCGCGACCCGTGGCGCGGCTTCGCGGGCCACCGCTGGCGGGACACGGTCGACGTGGCCGCCTTCGTCCAGGCCAACTACACCCCGTACACCGGTGACGCCGGCTTCCTCGCCGGCCCGACCGACCGGACCCGGGCGATCTGGGACCGGCTGAGCCAGATGTTCGTCGAGGAACGCGACCGGGGCATCTACGACGTCGACGCCGCGACCCCGTCCACCATCACCGCGCACGCCCCCGGCTACATCGACAAGGAGCGGGAACTGATCGTCGGGTTGCAGACCGACGCACCGCTGCGTCGGGCGATCATGCCGCACGGCGGTCTGCGGATGGTAGAGAACGCCCTGGCCGCGTACGGCTACGACGCCGACCCGCAGGTGCACCGGGTCTTCACCGCGTACCGCAAGACCCACAACGACGCCGTCTTCGACGCCTACCCCGCCGACGTGCTGCAGGCCCGCCGGTCGCACATCATCACCGGGCTGCCCGACGCCTACGGGCGCGGTCGGATCATCGGGGACTACCGGCGGGTCGCGCTGTACGGAGTGGACCGGCTCGTCGCCGAACGCCGCGCCCACCGCGCCGCGCTGGACCTGGTGCCCTCGACCGACGAGGTGATCCGCGACCGGGAGGAGCTGGCCGAGCAGATCCGGGCGTTGGGCGAACTGGCCGAGATGGCCGCCGCCTACGGCTACGACGTCGCCCGGCCCGCCGCCGATGCCCGGGAGGCCGTCCAGTGGCTGTACTTCGCGTACCTGGCCGCCTGCAAGGAGCAGAACGGGGCGGCGATGTCGCTCGGCCGGACCGCCACCTTCCTCGACGTCTACCTGCAGCGCGACATCGACTCCGGCCAACTGACCGAGCTGGGCGCCCAGGAGCTGATCGACGACTTCGTGATCAAGCTGCGGATCATCCGGTTCCTGCGCACCCCGGAGTACGACCAGCTCTTCTCCGGTGACCCTACCTGGGTGACCGAGTCGCTGGGCGGCACCGGCGCCGACGGACGCACCCTGGTCACCCGCACCACGTTCCGTTACCTGCAGACCCTGTACAACCTCGGGCCGGCCCCGGAACCGAACCTGACCGTGCTCTGGTCGCCGTCGCTGCCCGACGGGTTCAAACAGTTCTGCGCCCAGGTGTCGCTGGACACCAGCGCCATCCAGTACGAGAACGACGACACGCTGCGCTCCTGGTACGACGACGACACCGCGATCGCCTGCTGCGTGTCGGCGATGCGGGTCGGGCGGGACATGCAGTTCTTCGGCGCCCGCGCCAACCTGGCCAAGGCCCTGCTGTACGCCATCAACGGCGGTCGCGACGAGGTCACCGGCGAGCAGGTCGCGCCGAAGACCCCGCCGGTCGGCGGCGAGTACCTCGACTACGACGAGGTCGTCGCGGCGTTCGACCGGACACTGGACTGGCTGGCCGCGACCTACGTCACCGCGCTCAACGTCATCCACCACATGCACGACAAGTACGCGTACGAGCGGTTGGAGATGGCGCTGCACGACTACCCGGTGCACCGCTTCCTGGCCTGCGGGATCGCCGGACTGTCGGTCGCCGCCGACAGCCTGTCGGCGATCCGTCACGCCCGGGTCAAGGTGCTGCGCGACCCGACCGGGCTGGCAGTGGACTACGTCGTCGACGGCGAGTTCCCGTGCTTCGGCAACAACGACGACCGGGTCGACGAGATCGCGGTCTGGCTGGTCGAGACGTTCATGGCGAAGCTGCGCCGGCAGCGCGCGTACCGCGACGCCGAACACAGCCTGTCGGTGCTGACCATCACCTCGAACGTGGTCTACGGCAAGCACACCGGGCACACCCCGGACGGGCGCCGGGCCGGGGAACCGTTCGCCCCGGGAGCCAACCCGATGAACGGCCGGGACCGGCACGGACTGGTGGCGGCGGCGATGTCGGTGGCGAAGCTGCCCTACGACTGCGCCCGCGACGGCATCTCGTTGACGACCACAGTGACCCCGGCCGGGTTGGGCCGCACCCCGGCGGAGCGGGTGGCGAACCTGGTCGGCGTGCTGGACGGCTACACCGACGGCGGCGGCTTCCACCTCAACGTCAACGTGCTCGACCGGGCGACCCTGGAGGACGCGATGGCGCATCCGCAACGGTATCCACAGCTGACCATCCGGGTCTCCGGGTACGCGGTGAACTTCGTCCGGCTCACCACCGAGCAGCAGCGCGACGTCATCTCCCGGACCTTCCACGGCGAGCTGTGA
- a CDS encoding universal stress protein — MDPRRITVGLDRSPAARAALAWAVRRAGRCGATVLVVTAWPDVDRAVARADGTLPAGQVRLHRMQRDAVATALAGLDTAPLVVREIIYAEPDAALAHAAAGADLLVVGGNPGTPGRLTGALRRRLDGTRAVRGSAAQLVVVRTPDVARTTTARPVFPTRPTAPTRPTALGAAA, encoded by the coding sequence ATGGACCCGCGCCGGATCACCGTCGGGCTGGACCGGTCCCCGGCCGCCCGGGCCGCACTGGCCTGGGCGGTACGCCGGGCCGGACGGTGCGGCGCGACCGTACTGGTGGTCACCGCGTGGCCGGACGTGGACCGGGCGGTGGCCAGGGCCGACGGCACCCTGCCGGCCGGTCAGGTCCGGTTGCACCGGATGCAGCGCGACGCGGTCGCCACGGCACTGGCCGGACTCGACACCGCACCGCTGGTGGTCCGGGAGATCATCTACGCCGAACCGGACGCCGCCCTGGCACATGCCGCCGCCGGTGCCGACCTGCTCGTCGTCGGCGGCAACCCGGGCACACCGGGACGGTTGACCGGTGCCCTTCGCCGTCGGCTCGACGGCACCCGCGCCGTCCGGGGCAGCGCGGCACAGCTCGTGGTGGTCCGCACCCCCGACGTGGCACGGACCACCACCGCCCGGCCGGTCTTCCCGACCCGACCGACCGCCCCGACCCGACCGACCGCGCTGGGCGCGGCCGCCTGA
- a CDS encoding universal stress protein gives MNRPILVGYDGSASADAALAWAIAEGVRTATPVVLGYAFEWPPGTAPIISAPEVWPDAASRRDAETMLQVAAAEAVEAHPGAEVSTVVLDGPAAIRLREKSRDAALLVVGNRGHGGFADLLLGSTSVAVSAHAHCPVVVVRGKPHPDGPVVVGVDGSEASLHALRFAVDQATGQGLGLRVLRAWSPPVPRWQPPAFDPREIVAAERALLDDEVAPWRDKHPELAITVEAVGDSPGRVLVDATRTASLVVVGSRGRGGFTGLLLGSVSQQLLHHSHSPVAVVRETAVLAGSH, from the coding sequence ATGAACCGCCCGATACTGGTCGGCTACGACGGCTCGGCCAGCGCCGATGCCGCTCTCGCCTGGGCCATCGCCGAGGGAGTCCGGACCGCGACCCCGGTCGTGCTCGGGTACGCGTTCGAATGGCCGCCCGGCACAGCCCCGATCATCTCCGCTCCCGAGGTCTGGCCGGACGCGGCATCGCGCCGCGACGCCGAGACGATGCTGCAGGTGGCGGCCGCCGAAGCCGTCGAGGCCCACCCGGGAGCCGAGGTCTCCACCGTCGTCCTCGACGGACCCGCCGCGATCCGGCTCCGCGAGAAGTCCCGCGACGCGGCCCTGCTGGTCGTCGGCAACCGGGGGCACGGCGGCTTCGCCGACCTGCTGCTCGGATCGACCAGCGTGGCGGTTTCCGCCCACGCGCACTGCCCCGTCGTGGTCGTACGCGGGAAGCCCCACCCGGACGGCCCGGTCGTGGTCGGGGTGGACGGATCCGAGGCGTCCCTGCACGCGCTGCGCTTCGCTGTCGACCAGGCGACCGGTCAGGGCCTCGGGCTACGGGTGCTGCGGGCCTGGAGCCCGCCGGTGCCCCGCTGGCAGCCGCCGGCGTTCGACCCACGGGAGATCGTCGCCGCCGAGCGTGCCCTGCTCGACGACGAGGTGGCCCCGTGGCGGGACAAGCACCCCGAGCTCGCGATCACCGTCGAGGCGGTCGGCGACAGCCCGGGGCGGGTCCTGGTCGACGCCACCCGCACCGCCAGCCTCGTGGTCGTCGGTTCCCGGGGCCGGGGCGGCTTCACCGGGCTGCTCCTCGGCTCGGTGTCCCAGCAACTGCTGCACCACTCGCACAGTCCGGTGGCGGTGGTCCGCGAGACCGCTGTCCTGGCGGGATCGCACTGA
- a CDS encoding universal stress protein, which yields MSASHLIVVGVDGSEGGRRALDWAAKEATNRGGALRAVIAWRWDGGTAVSPIEERQRANDLLDSELAALAARHGAAVPVVGEVHEGRAAEVLTLAARSADLLVLGSHGHSRLQHTVLGSVSEECVRKATCPVVVIPVPVLTASATGTSS from the coding sequence ATGAGCGCCAGTCACCTGATCGTCGTCGGCGTCGACGGCTCCGAGGGAGGCCGCCGGGCACTGGACTGGGCAGCCAAGGAAGCAACCAACCGGGGCGGCGCGTTGCGCGCCGTCATCGCCTGGCGCTGGGACGGCGGCACCGCCGTCAGCCCGATCGAGGAGCGTCAGCGCGCCAACGATCTGCTCGACAGCGAACTCGCCGCGTTGGCCGCGCGCCACGGCGCGGCGGTGCCGGTCGTCGGCGAGGTCCACGAGGGCCGCGCCGCCGAGGTGCTGACCCTCGCGGCCCGCTCCGCCGACCTGCTGGTGCTGGGCAGCCACGGCCACAGCCGGCTGCAGCACACGGTGCTCGGCTCGGTCAGCGAGGAATGCGTCCGCAAGGCCACCTGCCCGGTCGTGGTCATCCCCGTGCCGGTGTTGACCGCGTCGGCGACCGGCACCAGCAGCTGA